One Dictyoglomus turgidum DSM 6724 DNA window includes the following coding sequences:
- a CDS encoding LacI family DNA-binding transcriptional regulator has translation MSRSKKKVTISDIAKKAGVSVGTVSRVLNKADNVNEEIKEKVLKAAITLGYEMEIKRRGTLGTVGFVIRELENDPTQNVYFSAILRGAQKRTEELGGRLIYTVVQNTDDKIREVVSKVKSLKVDALLLVNLSNAKLVEEILKLSIPSVVMEDYFPELEVDCITTDAFDGACKVAKFLLEKHKKIAFIDGPQDQYDVVQRAAGFIFTLERMGNPIDPDLIEYSDLLPEGGYRAMKKLLEKGKKFTAVYCTNDHSAIGAIRAIKEEGLRIPEDISIVGNDDIDIAQHLDPPLTTVRVFRETLGKVAVDHLYNRIINPYDVVLKIVIPEELVIRKSTI, from the coding sequence ATGTCAAGAAGTAAAAAGAAAGTAACCATAAGCGATATAGCTAAAAAGGCAGGAGTCTCTGTAGGAACTGTATCAAGAGTATTGAATAAGGCAGACAATGTAAACGAAGAAATAAAAGAAAAAGTGTTAAAAGCTGCAATTACATTAGGATATGAAATGGAGATAAAAAGGAGAGGTACTCTTGGGACAGTAGGATTTGTAATAAGGGAACTGGAAAACGATCCTACTCAAAACGTTTACTTCTCAGCCATATTAAGAGGAGCGCAAAAAAGAACTGAAGAATTAGGGGGAAGATTAATATACACAGTAGTTCAAAACACCGACGATAAAATTAGAGAAGTGGTTTCAAAAGTTAAAAGCCTAAAGGTAGACGCCCTACTCTTAGTAAATTTATCCAACGCTAAATTAGTAGAAGAAATACTAAAATTATCCATACCCTCAGTAGTAATGGAAGACTATTTCCCTGAATTGGAGGTAGATTGTATAACTACTGATGCCTTTGACGGAGCATGTAAAGTCGCCAAATTTCTCTTAGAAAAACACAAAAAAATTGCCTTTATTGATGGGCCTCAAGATCAATATGATGTAGTTCAAAGAGCAGCAGGCTTTATCTTTACCTTAGAAAGAATGGGAAATCCTATAGATCCAGACCTTATTGAATATAGTGATTTATTGCCAGAAGGTGGTTATAGAGCCATGAAAAAACTTTTAGAAAAAGGAAAAAAATTCACAGCCGTATATTGCACCAACGATCATTCTGCTATTGGGGCTATAAGAGCTATTAAAGAAGAGGGATTAAGAATTCCAGAAGATATATCTATTGTGGGAAATGATGATATAGATATAGCTCAACATTTAGATCCTCCATTGACCACTGTAAGGGTATTTAGAGAAACTCTTGGCAAAGTAGCAGTAGATCACTTATATAACAGAATTATTAATCCCTATGATGTGGTTCTAAAAATTGTAATTCCTGAAGAGTTAGTAATAAGAAAAAGTACTATCTAA
- a CDS encoding sulfurtransferase TusA family protein, translating to MDVKPNYTLDVRGEVCPVPDVETKRKLKTMQSGEILEVLIDYPLSKERIPQGIKEVGGEVLAIEEIGPSEWRILIKKL from the coding sequence ATGGATGTAAAACCTAACTATACCCTTGACGTGAGAGGAGAGGTTTGTCCAGTTCCTGATGTGGAAACCAAAAGAAAGCTGAAGACAATGCAGTCTGGAGAGATTCTTGAGGTTCTTATTGATTATCCTCTCTCTAAGGAAAGGATTCCTCAAGGGATTAAAGAGGTAGGAGGAGAAGTTTTGGCTATTGAGGAAATAGGACCAAGCGAATGGAGAATTCTCATTAAGAAATTATAA
- a CDS encoding YeeE/YedE family protein, with protein sequence MIWQGLIVGILFGVVLQRSRMCFNSAIRDIKFNKDNYLAKMAAVAILLETLGFHLVASLGWIKLNPLPFIPLAQIIGGFLFGMGMVLAGGCASGVTYRIGEGYITAILAGLSFGVTAAAVRGGVLNFVNSWFGSPITVTMQDPGIYNAVEGKVSPTIANVFGINPWIVAIIFAILLAVYIWGTKTTERQVSGLNWLTGGIALGVVGILGYLSQKTYALGITGGWVNLLKGTVAGVPYNWIGMEVLGIIIGAFISAVASKEFKLRVPKDPKTYLQVILGGILMGFGAGVAAGCNIGHILSGLPHLALSSILATIFFVLGNWFMYWYLYARK encoded by the coding sequence ATGATTTGGCAAGGTTTAATAGTGGGTATTCTTTTTGGCGTAGTTTTGCAGAGATCAAGGATGTGCTTTAACTCTGCTATAAGGGATATTAAGTTTAATAAAGACAATTACCTTGCTAAGATGGCTGCTGTAGCTATTCTTTTAGAAACCCTTGGTTTTCATCTTGTGGCGTCTTTGGGATGGATAAAGCTTAACCCTCTTCCCTTTATTCCATTGGCTCAAATTATAGGTGGATTTTTATTTGGAATGGGTATGGTTCTTGCAGGTGGATGCGCCAGTGGTGTGACTTATAGAATTGGAGAGGGATACATTACTGCAATTTTAGCGGGTCTTTCCTTTGGAGTTACTGCCGCAGCAGTGAGAGGTGGGGTCTTGAATTTTGTTAATTCTTGGTTTGGATCTCCTATTACTGTAACTATGCAAGATCCAGGTATATACAACGCAGTAGAAGGAAAGGTTAGTCCAACTATTGCAAATGTTTTTGGTATTAATCCCTGGATTGTAGCTATTATTTTTGCAATTCTTCTTGCTGTTTATATTTGGGGCACTAAGACTACCGAAAGGCAAGTTTCGGGATTAAACTGGCTTACAGGTGGAATTGCCCTTGGAGTTGTAGGGATCCTTGGATATTTATCTCAAAAGACTTATGCCCTTGGGATTACTGGTGGATGGGTAAATCTTTTGAAAGGTACTGTAGCAGGAGTTCCCTATAATTGGATTGGAATGGAGGTTCTTGGAATAATTATAGGTGCATTTATATCTGCTGTTGCTTCTAAGGAATTTAAATTAAGAGTTCCCAAGGATCCAAAGACATATTTACAAGTTATTCTTGGTGGGATCTTGATGGGTTTTGGAGCAGGGGTTGCTGCTGGTTGTAATATAGGTCATATATTATCTGGACTCCCCCATCTTGCTTTGAGTTCTATCCTTGCTACAATCTTTTTTGTACTTGGTAATTGGTTCATGTATTGGTATTTATATGCAAGAAAATAG
- a CDS encoding DsrE/DsrF/TusD sulfur relay family protein, translated as MYIVIQVNVPPYTYEDLDTAIHLAEAALKRGHKVSIFLFADSVLSINSKVKPLRVDRNIPLKMKELSEKGVEIHICGLCAEYRGISSENAVEGPKFSGVPEMASLIFNADRYVNLMP; from the coding sequence ATGTATATTGTTATTCAAGTAAATGTTCCACCTTATACCTATGAGGATTTGGATACAGCTATTCATCTTGCAGAAGCAGCACTTAAAAGGGGTCATAAAGTATCCATCTTCTTGTTTGCCGATTCAGTGCTTTCGATAAACTCAAAGGTAAAACCTTTAAGGGTTGATAGGAATATTCCTTTGAAGATGAAAGAACTTTCTGAAAAGGGAGTTGAAATACATATTTGTGGCCTTTGTGCTGAGTATAGAGGTATTAGTTCTGAGAATGCTGTAGAAGGTCCAAAATTCTCTGGTGTTCCAGAGATGGCTTCTTTAATATTTAATGCAGACAGATATGTAAACTTGATGCCGTAA
- a CDS encoding DsrE family protein, with translation MKRVLFVVYQSPAGSIWVNEALRSAFGMYGEDLEPSILFMEDAVVAVNKNTHPENLGCLSLSMSFKYLERYGTPIYVVKEDLEKRKIKEEDVEPTWKAKIISQNEVSEFIHSFDRVIIF, from the coding sequence ATGAAAAGAGTTCTCTTTGTAGTTTACCAGAGTCCAGCTGGATCTATATGGGTAAATGAGGCACTAAGAAGTGCCTTTGGTATGTATGGAGAAGATCTGGAGCCTTCTATTCTCTTTATGGAAGATGCAGTGGTAGCAGTAAATAAAAATACCCATCCTGAAAATTTAGGGTGTCTCTCTTTGAGTATGTCCTTTAAATATCTTGAAAGATATGGAACTCCAATTTATGTAGTGAAAGAAGATTTGGAAAAGAGAAAAATAAAAGAAGAAGATGTTGAGCCCACATGGAAAGCAAAGATTATATCTCAGAATGAAGTTTCAGAATTTATCCATTCCTTTGATAGGGTAATAATCTTCTAA
- the tusB gene encoding sulfurtransferase complex subunit TusB, translating to MALIIIKKSPREEISKRIIELAVEGDTILFVQDGVLYAIDETTKEFIKSGVSVFALKEDLEARGYSESLSLFPCIDYEGWVELIEKNEKIIS from the coding sequence ATGGCATTAATAATTATAAAGAAAAGTCCAAGGGAAGAAATTAGTAAAAGAATTATAGAACTTGCAGTAGAGGGAGACACTATTCTTTTTGTTCAGGATGGGGTTTTATATGCTATAGATGAGACTACAAAAGAGTTTATTAAAAGTGGAGTTTCAGTTTTTGCTTTAAAAGAGGATTTAGAAGCAAGGGGATATTCTGAGAGTTTAAGCCTTTTCCCTTGTATAGACTATGAAGGATGGGTAGAATTAATAGAAAAGAATGAAAAAATAATTTCGTAG
- the lpdA gene encoding dihydrolipoyl dehydrogenase, translated as MEKFDVIFLGAGSGGYVGAIRAADLGKKVCIIEARELGGTCLNRGCIPTKALLKSAEVFRTVKEAKTFGVNVDSYSFDVNGIYSWKENVVKKLVSGVEYLLKSRKVVIKKGRGRIIDNETVEIETSEGKEIVQGENIVIATGSEPAMIPTFKIDGKNVLTSDDALTLGEIPKDIVIIGAGAIGIEFATFYSTFGTKVTIVEMMPQVVPTLKDKKVANYLQRILNKKGIEVKVGAKIESVEVKDGKVYSTLSTGEVLESEKVLVSIGRKLNSDNIGLENIGVNVDRGRIVVDEYLRTNVKNVYAIGDVIGGLLLAHKAMKEGEVVAEIIAGENKKMDYRVVPWAIFSSPEIAACGLTEEEAKEQGIDVITGEFPFSANGKAVSMNATDGFVKVVARKEDKVIIGAQIIGPEASVMIAELALAIQNNLTLDDVADTIHTHPTLPEAIMEAVKVPLGSVVHIYLRR; from the coding sequence ATGGAAAAGTTTGATGTGATATTTTTAGGGGCAGGATCTGGAGGTTATGTGGGAGCTATAAGGGCAGCAGACTTAGGGAAAAAGGTATGTATCATTGAGGCAAGGGAGCTTGGTGGGACTTGTCTGAATAGAGGTTGTATTCCTACTAAGGCTCTTCTAAAGAGTGCAGAGGTATTTCGTACCGTAAAGGAAGCAAAAACTTTTGGTGTAAATGTAGACTCTTATTCTTTTGATGTAAATGGTATCTACTCTTGGAAGGAAAATGTAGTAAAAAAACTTGTATCAGGGGTTGAATACTTGTTAAAGTCAAGAAAAGTAGTAATAAAAAAGGGAAGAGGTAGAATAATTGACAATGAAACAGTAGAAATAGAAACTTCCGAAGGTAAAGAAATAGTTCAAGGAGAAAATATTGTAATTGCTACAGGCTCAGAACCAGCTATGATTCCTACCTTTAAAATTGATGGAAAAAATGTCTTAACTTCTGATGATGCTTTGACTCTTGGAGAAATACCTAAGGATATAGTAATCATAGGAGCAGGTGCTATTGGTATTGAATTTGCAACCTTTTATAGTACTTTTGGTACTAAGGTTACCATAGTAGAAATGATGCCTCAAGTAGTTCCAACTTTGAAGGATAAAAAAGTAGCAAATTACCTTCAGAGAATATTAAACAAAAAAGGTATTGAGGTTAAGGTAGGAGCAAAAATAGAAAGTGTGGAAGTAAAAGATGGAAAAGTTTATTCTACTTTATCTACAGGAGAAGTTTTGGAGAGCGAAAAGGTTTTAGTTTCCATAGGAAGAAAATTAAATTCAGACAATATAGGGCTTGAAAACATAGGAGTTAATGTGGATAGGGGAAGAATAGTAGTGGATGAATATCTAAGGACAAATGTTAAAAATGTATATGCTATAGGTGATGTTATAGGTGGACTTTTGCTTGCTCACAAGGCAATGAAGGAAGGAGAAGTAGTAGCAGAGATCATTGCAGGAGAAAATAAAAAGATGGATTATAGAGTAGTACCCTGGGCCATATTCTCATCTCCAGAAATTGCAGCCTGTGGTCTTACCGAGGAAGAGGCAAAAGAACAAGGTATAGATGTAATAACAGGAGAATTTCCATTTTCTGCTAATGGAAAAGCAGTATCCATGAATGCTACCGATGGTTTTGTAAAGGTGGTTGCAAGAAAAGAAGATAAAGTAATAATAGGAGCTCAAATTATAGGCCCTGAGGCTTCAGTAATGATCGCTGAACTTGCCCTTGCTATACAAAATAATCTGACCCTTGATGATGTAGCGGATACTATTCATACTCATCCCACACTACCCGAAGCTATAATGGAGGCTGTAAAAGTGCCCCTTGGGAGTGTGGTACATATTTACTTAAGGAGATAA
- a CDS encoding ABC transporter substrate-binding protein codes for MRKKSILFVILTITLLFLMIANLGAQTKKVRLSIIDVAGNLQLTKTAIEAFKKAHPDLIEDIEYLKATAPELPAKIKAQQMAGNVTTTMVLTGYDAMASGLEMDLWENIYPTYKQYFPNLESRYLPGAKAAFDLFKGYGIVVTYCPGGPMFTYNPEKVKRVPQTAEELLEWAKQNPGKFMYARPANSGPGRAFLQGLPYILGDKNPKDPKTWEKTWAYLKELDKYIDYYPTGTAITFRELAEGTRWIIASHLGWDMNQRILGVIPSNFKAFFLKNTTWVTDAHFMCMPKGLDEARKRATLQLMSWLLRAEMQALTYDDGYFYPGPAIKGVPLSAAPKETQDKIKAAMRTEYERAIKEFPSTTQLGAKELVEAFDMWDRMIGAKVK; via the coding sequence ATGAGGAAGAAAAGTATTCTTTTTGTGATCCTAACCATAACTCTTTTATTTTTGATGATTGCTAATTTAGGAGCTCAGACTAAAAAAGTAAGACTTAGTATTATAGATGTGGCAGGTAATTTACAATTAACAAAAACAGCCATTGAAGCTTTTAAAAAAGCTCATCCCGATTTAATCGAAGATATCGAATATCTTAAAGCTACAGCTCCAGAACTTCCAGCAAAGATAAAGGCACAGCAAATGGCAGGAAATGTTACAACTACTATGGTGCTTACTGGATATGATGCTATGGCTTCTGGTCTTGAAATGGATCTTTGGGAGAACATTTACCCCACTTATAAACAATATTTTCCAAACTTAGAAAGTAGATATTTACCTGGAGCAAAAGCTGCTTTTGATCTTTTTAAAGGTTATGGAATAGTAGTAACCTATTGTCCTGGTGGTCCTATGTTTACTTATAATCCTGAGAAGGTTAAAAGGGTTCCACAAACTGCCGAAGAATTACTTGAATGGGCTAAGCAAAATCCAGGAAAGTTTATGTATGCAAGACCTGCTAATTCTGGACCTGGAAGAGCTTTCTTGCAGGGTTTACCTTATATTCTTGGAGATAAGAATCCAAAGGATCCTAAAACTTGGGAAAAGACATGGGCATACCTTAAAGAGCTTGATAAATATATAGATTATTATCCTACAGGGACAGCTATAACTTTTAGAGAATTAGCGGAAGGTACAAGATGGATTATAGCAAGCCATCTTGGTTGGGATATGAATCAAAGAATATTGGGTGTGATTCCTTCAAATTTTAAGGCATTTTTCTTAAAGAATACTACTTGGGTTACAGATGCCCACTTCATGTGTATGCCTAAGGGGCTTGATGAGGCAAGAAAGAGAGCTACACTACAACTTATGTCATGGCTTTTGAGGGCTGAGATGCAAGCACTAACCTATGATGATGGCTATTTTTATCCTGGCCCTGCAATTAAGGGTGTACCATTAAGTGCTGCTCCAAAGGAGACTCAGGATAAGATAAAAGCAGCCATGAGAACAGAGTATGAAAGGGCTATAAAGGAATTTCCATCAACCACACAACTTGGTGCAAAGGAGCTTGTAGAAGCATTTGATATGTGGGATAGAATGATAGGAGCAAAGGTTAAGTAA
- a CDS encoding ABC transporter ATP-binding protein, translating to MREFNELRITGLNKYYGNKKVVDNFNLTIKNGEFVTLLGPSGSGKSTVLNCIAGLVPIDGGSIYIDDECLDDGKKFVPPERRNFGMVFQNYALFPHLSVFDNVAFGLKLRKLPKDIVKEKVIDALKMVHLEEHINKYPRQLSGGEQQRVALARCIVMEPRVMLLDEPLSNLDALSRIEMRYELKALHERLKITTIYVTHDQQEALALSDRIVVLNKGKIQQIGTPEEIYSYPANLFVANFLGFRNIWEVKISRFEGDREVHINLGNINLKAILHEKYKVHVRNIFENNKKPYISVRPEDIELGEGPENNIEVKIDVIEYLGQHKQFWGITSDGINIEISKDADISLKPGDNVKIWIPPERILVFSGED from the coding sequence ATGAGGGAATTTAATGAGCTTAGAATTACAGGATTAAATAAATATTATGGAAACAAAAAGGTTGTAGATAATTTTAATCTGACGATTAAAAATGGAGAATTTGTAACCTTATTAGGTCCTTCTGGCTCTGGTAAATCCACTGTTTTAAATTGTATTGCTGGATTAGTTCCTATAGATGGAGGGAGTATTTATATTGATGATGAATGTCTTGATGATGGAAAGAAATTTGTTCCTCCTGAAAGAAGAAATTTTGGGATGGTATTTCAAAATTATGCTTTATTTCCTCACTTAAGCGTTTTTGATAATGTTGCTTTTGGTTTAAAATTGAGAAAACTACCTAAGGATATAGTTAAAGAAAAAGTTATAGATGCCTTAAAAATGGTCCATTTAGAGGAGCATATCAACAAATACCCAAGACAGCTTTCAGGAGGAGAACAGCAAAGAGTTGCTCTTGCAAGATGTATTGTAATGGAACCAAGGGTGATGCTTCTTGATGAGCCTTTATCTAATTTAGATGCCCTTTCAAGAATTGAAATGAGATATGAGCTCAAAGCTCTGCATGAGAGATTGAAAATAACTACAATTTATGTTACTCATGATCAGCAAGAAGCTTTAGCTTTATCCGACAGAATTGTAGTGCTTAATAAAGGTAAAATTCAGCAAATAGGAACTCCTGAAGAAATTTATTCTTACCCTGCTAACTTATTTGTGGCAAATTTTTTGGGATTTAGAAATATCTGGGAGGTAAAGATTTCAAGATTTGAAGGAGATAGAGAAGTTCATATTAATTTGGGGAATATAAATCTAAAAGCTATTCTTCATGAGAAATACAAAGTCCATGTAAGAAATATCTTTGAAAACAATAAAAAACCATATATATCTGTAAGACCTGAAGATATAGAGTTAGGAGAAGGTCCAGAAAACAATATAGAAGTAAAGATTGATGTTATAGAATATTTAGGACAACATAAGCAGTTTTGGGGCATAACTTCTGATGGAATAAATATAGAAATTTCTAAGGATGCAGATATAAGTCTAAAACCTGGAGATAATGTGAAAATCTGGATACCTCCTGAAAGAATTCTCGTCTTCTCCGGGGAGGATTAA
- a CDS encoding ABC transporter permease, giving the protein MGKRNIITILLFLLPAFFYLSFLFIYPFLYGLNLSLTDEKGNFTLENFIRFFSDPWDANTIWITLKIAIPATLLSILIAIPLAYYMRHGVRGEKFVTLLLILPITLGSVFIAEGMLTYMGPNGWLNKLLMFLRITDKPVKLTHNYWGVLIALIIQGFPFVFLMLLGYISGIDPNLEKAASVLGANRWHIFWKVILPLWLPGITMAMSLNFVMNFTVFPSAVLLGQPSGPTRVISISAFQWAFEKFNFHMSSAVAIIMGIVELIFILIVMFIRQGLYRGSTVAGKG; this is encoded by the coding sequence ATGGGAAAACGTAATATTATTACTATACTCTTGTTTCTGCTCCCTGCCTTTTTTTATTTATCCTTCCTGTTTATTTATCCTTTTTTATATGGACTAAATCTTAGTTTAACTGATGAAAAGGGCAATTTTACTTTAGAAAATTTTATACGCTTTTTTAGTGATCCTTGGGATGCTAATACCATATGGATTACATTAAAAATAGCCATTCCTGCTACTTTGTTAAGCATATTGATTGCTATACCTCTTGCTTATTATATGAGGCATGGAGTAAGAGGCGAAAAATTTGTTACCTTGTTGCTGATTCTTCCTATAACCTTAGGAAGTGTATTTATTGCTGAAGGTATGCTTACTTATATGGGACCTAATGGATGGTTGAATAAACTTTTGATGTTTTTAAGAATTACTGATAAACCTGTGAAATTGACCCATAATTATTGGGGGGTTTTGATAGCTCTTATTATTCAAGGTTTTCCTTTTGTCTTTCTTATGCTTCTTGGTTATATCTCCGGTATAGATCCTAATTTGGAGAAGGCTGCAAGTGTGCTTGGAGCAAACAGGTGGCATATATTTTGGAAAGTTATACTTCCTCTATGGCTTCCTGGGATTACTATGGCTATGTCTTTAAATTTTGTGATGAATTTTACAGTTTTTCCTTCTGCGGTACTTCTGGGCCAGCCTTCTGGACCTACAAGGGTAATATCTATTTCCGCTTTTCAATGGGCTTTTGAAAAATTTAATTTTCATATGTCTTCAGCTGTGGCTATAATTATGGGGATAGTAGAGCTAATATTTATACTTATTGTCATGTTTATTAGGCAAGGATTATACAGAGGCTCTACAGTAGCAGGAAAAGGATAG
- a CDS encoding ABC transporter permease, translating to MKRMGLSKALFWFTIIVYSFNILGIILTVVLNSLSKEWYGELFPKIFTFEWYAYMAREHDLPQLLYATFIVAISVALIALIIGLPTAYVLARYDFRLKNVILSFLLLPMLIPPMTYGIPLAALLYKLRLATKLSGVILANLVPVVPYVTLILTPFIEQIDISYESAARILGANRFQTFFKVLLPLIIPGIFTSALLSIVRTIAMFELTFLVAGPKSQTVVVALYYDAYAAGTRPPQAIDALAVVYFLITMTFLVIALRFASPTQFVYRGK from the coding sequence ATGAAAAGAATGGGTTTATCAAAAGCACTTTTTTGGTTTACTATAATAGTATATTCTTTTAATATTCTTGGGATTATACTTACTGTAGTCTTAAACTCTTTAAGTAAAGAGTGGTATGGAGAATTATTTCCCAAAATATTTACCTTTGAATGGTACGCCTATATGGCAAGAGAACATGATCTTCCTCAACTTCTTTACGCCACTTTCATAGTAGCGATCTCAGTGGCTTTAATAGCTCTAATAATTGGACTTCCTACAGCCTATGTTTTAGCAAGATATGATTTTAGACTCAAAAATGTAATCTTATCCTTTTTATTACTTCCTATGTTGATTCCTCCAATGACCTATGGCATCCCTCTTGCTGCACTACTTTATAAATTGAGACTTGCAACAAAACTCTCTGGGGTTATACTTGCAAACCTTGTGCCGGTAGTCCCCTATGTAACTCTAATTTTGACGCCTTTTATTGAACAGATAGATATTAGTTATGAGTCTGCAGCAAGAATTTTAGGAGCTAATAGGTTTCAGACATTTTTTAAAGTACTTCTTCCTTTAATAATACCAGGAATTTTTACTTCTGCTCTTTTGTCTATTGTAAGAACAATTGCTATGTTTGAGTTAACCTTTTTAGTAGCAGGCCCCAAGTCTCAAACGGTAGTAGTAGCCCTTTATTACGATGCTTATGCTGCTGGAACTCGTCCGCCCCAAGCTATTGATGCTCTTGCAGTGGTATATTTCTTGATTACTATGACCTTTCTTGTGATTGCTTTAAGGTTTGCAAGTCCTACTCAGTTTGTTTATAGAGGAAAATAG
- a CDS encoding GNAT family N-acetyltransferase, which yields MEIIRLNPSYMDELIELWSQSFAFPYEQVSTWVNEKSIRNCIGAIENNRLVSALNIIPMEGYVRGELFSFSGIGGVATFPEKRGKNYVHYLLKESIRISKESGSAFSSLYPFSFEFYRNFGWELGGFQKRYKIKTYSIPKFSEMEKVKRIPLEDWKIIKPVYDKHSKNFSGTIKRTEERWESIIFRTRTLTYLYIYEDKDIEGYLLYSVEKTNINKVVVREMICLNNSAYRGFLSLFSRQAMTIEEVEWTVPLNDLLPFILPNPRGECLVEPTFMIRVIDVEKALSSLKYDENIKDKIVIKIKDEHANWNHGIWEIEIENGKVKLEKKENLEPEIELNINILSQIIAGTISSQKAYELGYIEVNNFNSLHKFNNLFPEYPTFCWDYF from the coding sequence ATGGAGATCATAAGATTAAATCCTTCTTATATGGATGAATTAATTGAGCTTTGGAGCCAATCTTTTGCTTTTCCCTATGAGCAGGTAAGCACATGGGTAAATGAAAAGAGCATAAGAAATTGTATAGGAGCCATTGAAAATAATAGATTAGTTTCAGCCTTAAATATCATCCCTATGGAGGGTTATGTAAGAGGAGAGCTTTTTTCTTTTTCAGGAATAGGGGGAGTGGCAACTTTCCCAGAAAAAAGAGGCAAAAATTATGTACATTATCTACTAAAAGAGTCTATAAGAATCTCTAAGGAAAGTGGTAGTGCTTTTTCTTCTTTATATCCCTTTTCTTTTGAATTTTACAGAAACTTTGGTTGGGAGCTTGGAGGATTCCAAAAAAGATATAAAATAAAAACCTACTCTATACCTAAATTTTCTGAGATGGAAAAAGTAAAAAGGATACCTCTTGAAGACTGGAAAATTATAAAACCTGTATATGACAAACACTCTAAAAATTTTTCAGGTACCATAAAAAGAACTGAAGAAAGATGGGAAAGTATAATTTTTAGAACTCGTACTTTAACCTATCTTTACATCTATGAGGACAAAGATATAGAAGGATATCTTCTTTATAGTGTAGAAAAGACAAATATAAACAAAGTTGTGGTTAGAGAAATGATATGCCTGAATAACTCTGCCTATAGAGGATTTTTAAGCCTTTTTTCAAGACAAGCCATGACCATAGAAGAAGTTGAATGGACCGTTCCTCTCAATGACCTTTTACCTTTCATTCTTCCAAATCCAAGAGGTGAATGTCTTGTTGAACCAACTTTTATGATAAGGGTCATTGATGTGGAAAAAGCTCTTTCCTCGTTAAAATATGATGAGAATATAAAAGATAAGATTGTAATAAAAATTAAAGACGAGCATGCTAACTGGAATCATGGCATATGGGAAATAGAAATAGAAAATGGAAAAGTAAAATTAGAGAAAAAAGAAAATTTAGAACCCGAGATAGAACTCAATATAAATATTTTATCTCAGATAATTGCAGGAACCATTTCATCTCAAAAAGCTTATGAGCTTGGATACATAGAGGTCAATAATTTTAATTCTCTTCATAAATTCAATAATCTATTCCCAGAATATCCAACCTTTTGTTGGGATTACTTTTAA